A single Phoenix dactylifera cultivar Barhee BC4 chromosome 1, palm_55x_up_171113_PBpolish2nd_filt_p, whole genome shotgun sequence DNA region contains:
- the LOC103706070 gene encoding LOB domain-containing protein 6-like, producing MASSSAPVPASSAAASSSTAASASSPCAACKFLRRKCQPDCVFAPYFPPDQPQKFVHVHRVFGASNVTKLLNELHPYQREDAVNSLAYEADMRLRDPVYGCVGVISILQHQLRQLQMDLSCAKSELSKYKSAAGSSAPNFSGGLPSAGVHGYVSADHQIGVGGIGFGREQLFPAGNARDPRPNHHLMMRNYDGELVARLGANGAYDAAGLVAALNASAASIGPLGGQFMKPSSAGQG from the coding sequence ATGGCGTCGTCGTCAGCCCCGGTCCCGGCGTCATCGGCTGCGGCATCATCTTCGACGGCCGCGTCGGCCAGCTCGCCATGCGCGGCCTGCAAGTTCCTCCGCCGCAAGTGCCAGCCGGACTGCGTCTTCGCGCCCTACTTCCCGCCGGACCAGCCGCAGAAGTTCGTGCACGTGCACCGCGTCTTCGGCGCGAGCAACGTCACGAAGCTGCTCAACGAGCTGCACCCGTACCAGCGGGAGGATGCCGTCAACTCGCTCGCCTACGAGGCCGACATGCGCCTCCGGGACCCCGTCTATGGCTGCGTCGGCGTCATCTCCATCCTCCAGCACCAGCTCCGCCAGCTACAGATGGACCTCTCCTGCGCCAAGTCCGAGCTCTCCAAGTACAAGTCCGCCGCTGGCTCATCCGCCCCCAATTTCAGCGGCGGGCTGCCGAGCGCCGGCGTGCATGGCTACGTTAGTGCCGATCACCAAATCGGGGTGGGCGGGATCGGGTTCGGCCGGGAGCAGCTCTTCCCGGCGGGAAATGCCCGGGACCCCCGTCCCAACCACCACTTGATGATGAGGAATTATGACGGCGAGCTGGTGGCGAGATTGGGTGCGAATGGAGCGTATGATGCAGCAGGACTTGTCGCCGCCCTGAATGCGTCAGCTGCGAGCATAGGGCCGTTGGGTGGGCAGTTCATGAAGCCAAGTTCGGCCGGGCAAGGATGA
- the LOC103706069 gene encoding la-related protein 6B-like: MEQETLEIPEDGIASTAAGSLTTFSKTVEMAQETLENPEDRIASAADRTAQEPAGPSLSRTASSSRGLNADAPEFVPRAPPPGQHPRVVKIRHAPPPPPVIHAFHPPPPPPPDMSPPFISPVPSLGPFEYFGGGGAVAGGGFGEHEAVQTAVDVDHVPPPGREGLPEEVVQKITKQVEYYFSDVNLATTEHLMRFISRDPEGFVPISVIASFKKIKALVHNNPLLAAALQTSSKLVVSNDGKKVRRLQPFTEGDVEELQSRIVVAENLPEDHCYQNLMKVFSAVGSVKTIRTCYPQNPIGNLNGTTAAANRSSKLEVLFYNKLHAFVEYETIEDAENAVTELNDERNWRTGLRVRILSKCMTKHGPGQGRKIGHEGDANGDEDEIATTNQPTEKQVEDPSQSFEDLMEHVGEENFNDKDGMARRSKGRGRGGKGRGRGQYHHNDNRNGGHAIGTPPSSHLIHAVQQPAVSKQPPGPRMPDGTRGFTMGRGKPLNPINTD, translated from the exons ATGGAGCaagaaaccctagaaatcccCGAGGATGGGATCGCCTCCACCGCCGCGGGCTCTCTAACGACCTTCTCGAAAACTGTAGAAATGGCGCAAGAAACCCTAGAAAACCCCGAGGATCGGATCGCCTCCGCCGCCGACCGGACGGCGCAGGAGCCCGCCGGCCCCTCGCTCTCCCGCACCGCCTCCTCCAGCCGCGGCCTTAACGCCGACGCCCCCGAGTTTGTCCCCCGGGCGCCGCCGCCGGGGCAGCACCCGCGGGTGGTGAAGATCCGCCACGCCCCCCCGCCGCCCCCGGTGATCCACGCCTTCCACCCGCCGCCACCTCCGCCCCCGGATATGAGCCCGCCGTTCATCTCTCCGGtcccgagccttggaccgttcGAGTACTTCGGGGGCGGCGGCGCCGTCGCGGGCGGAGGATTTGGGGAGCATGAGGCGGTTCAGACGGCGGTTGATGTGGATCATGTTCCTCCGCCGGGGAGGGAGGGGCTCCCTGAAGAGGTTGTCCAGAAGATCACGAAGCAG GTGGAGTATTATTTCAGTGATGTAAATTTGGCAACTACGGAGCACTTAATGAGGTTTATCAGTAGGGATCCTGAAGGATTtg TTCCAATATCAGTAATTGCATCTTTTAAGAAGATCAAGGCCTTAGTCCATAACAATCCCTTGCTTGCTGCTGCTTTACAGACATCATCAAAACTT GTTGTTAGTAATGATGGAAAGAAAGTTAGACGCTTGCAACCCTTCACTGAGGGAGATGTTGAAGAATTGCAG TCACGTATCGTTGTTGCTGAAAATCTACCTGAGGATCATTGCTACCAAAACCTTATGAAAGTTTTTTCAGCTGTCGGGAG TGTGAAAACAATTCGTACCTGCTATCCTCAGAATCCTATTGGCAACCTCAATGGAACAACTGCTGCAGCTAATAGATCATCAAAACTTGAAGTGCTTTTCTATAACAAG CTGCATGCATTTGTGGAGTATGAAACTATTGAGGATGCTGAGAATGCA GTCACAGAGCTCAATGATGAGAGAAATTGGAGAACTGGGCTTAGAGTTCGTATACTATCTAAATGCATG ACAAAACATGGGCCAGGTCAAGGCAGAAAAATAGGACATGAAGGTGATGCAaatggagatgaagatgaaattGCCACAACTAATCAGCCAACTGAGAAGCAAGTGGAGGATCCATCTCAGTCATTTGAGGATTTAATGGAGCATGTG GGTGAGGAGAATTTCAATGACAAGGATGGCATGGCAAGGCGCAGCAAGGGGCGGGGACGTGGAGGAAAGGGGCGTGGACGGGGGCAGTACCACCATAATGACAACCGTAATGGGGGCCATGCTATTGGCACCCCACCTTCAAGCCACCTAATCCATGCTGTTCAGCAGCCGGCGGTTAGCAAGCAACCACCCGGACCTCGCATGCCAGATGGCACAAGGGGATTCACAATGGGACGAGGGAAGCCACTTAACCCCATCAATACAGATTGA
- the LOC103706068 gene encoding rhodanese-like domain-containing protein 4A, chloroplastic — protein MIPLQDHRLIPKPSPFLQISASHPPNPHQKCFPTKKIPAFFKFPTSHFPNSLAIQVSAQKTAPFLKILASNLQIPLEDSVFTNNLLKPHHFLALMAAISFPFPSSAAETELSASDKINIEAILISIDDFLNQNPFFVAGVTFIWLVVIPLTQEYLKKYKYISAIDAFRKLRDVPNSQLLDIRSKKSVQFMSSPNLNIFDKDAVQVEFAEGEEEGFVKEVMKNFKDPANTIICVLDSFDGVSLEVAELLFKNGFKEAYAIKGGLRGKDGWQAIQETLLPPSVHVHPKKRSKTTNPSEVNNQRTDDQNNGNGQALASSSIHHNRNQNTGYDCIDSVETAPEAKLATERPLSPYPNYPDLKPPSSPTPSKP, from the exons ATGATTCCTCTCCAAGACCACCGTTTGATCCCGAAACCCTCGCCATTTCTCCAAATCTCGGCTTCCCATCCTCCAAATCCTCACCAAAAATGTTTCCCAACCAAAAAGATCCCAGCTTTCTTCAAATTTCCTACTTCTCACTTCCCAAATTCTCTCGCGATCCAAGTTTCAGCCCAAAAGACTGCACCTTTCTTGAAGATCTTAGCTTCCAATCTCCAAATTCCCCTTGAGGACTCGGTGTTCACGAACAATCTTTTGAAACCTCACCACTTTCTTGCTCTCATGGCTGCcatttctttccctttccctTCCTCTGCTGCTGAAACGGAGCTTTCTGCTTCAGATAAGATCAATATCGAAGCAATTCTCATCTCGATCGATGATTTCTTGAACCAAAACCCATTCTTTGTCGCCGGAGTCACGTTCATTTGGCTCGTTGTGATACCGCTGACCCAAGAGTATCTAAAGAAGTATAAGTACATCAGCGCCATTGATGCTTTTCGGAAGCTAAGGGATGTGCCCAATTCACAGCTGCTGGATATTAGGAGTAAGAAGAGTGTTCAGTTTATGAGTTCACCCAATCTGAATATTTTTGATAAGGATGCGGTTCAGGTGGAGTTCGCTGAAGGGGAAGAAGAGGGCTTCGTGAAGGAGGTTATGAAGAATTTTAAGGATCCTGCGAATACCATCATCTGTGTTCTTGATAG CTTTGATGGTGTTTCCTTAGAAGTGGCCGAACTTTTGTTCAAGAATGGTTTCAAAGAGGCATATGCAATCAAAGGTGGACTCAGAGGCAAGGATGGATGGCAG GCTATTCAAGAAACCTTACTCCCACCATCCGTGCATGTTCACCCAAAAAAGAGGAGTAAAACAACAAACCCCTCTGAAGTTAACAATCAAAGGACAGATGACCAGAACAATGGCAATGGTCAGGCACTGGCCTCTTCAAGCATTCATCACAACAGAAATCAGAATACAGGATATGATTGCATAGACTCTGTGGAAACTGCTCCAGAAGCAAAACTTGCTACTGAGAGACCTTTGTCTCCATACCCTAAT TATCCCGACTTGAAACCACCCTCTTCTCCAACTCCTTCGAAGCCatga